A single Corvus hawaiiensis isolate bCorHaw1 chromosome 26, bCorHaw1.pri.cur, whole genome shotgun sequence DNA region contains:
- the TBC1D31 gene encoding TBC1 domain family member 31 isoform X4, whose amino-acid sequence MFVSLWVYKRDGRTLVAGGKSNHLHLWCLESKRLIRIIQMPEKVRAVRHLEFLPGSFDGGSSQVLGVLSQDNVMRFINIETCKLLFDIGSPEEGISTAVISPNGQYIASVMENGSLNLYSVQALTQEGNKPPPSMFKVVQDGPKYTSEANKLITKVTSGGSKGPWKSKGSKIQSRLLKLQANTSLENKENELPGGLNKKRLRALLKGFGEYPAKYRMFVWRSLLQLPENHLAFSSLIDRGIHSAFINIQKEYPIKSRKLLRVLQRTLSALAHWSAIFAETPYMPLLAFPFVKLFQNNQLICFEVVATVVVNFCQHWFEYFPNPPVNVLGMMENVLAHHDKELLQHLIKYNVTSQVYAWPLLETLLSEVLTREEWLKVFDNIFSNHPSYFLMVVVAYIICSRAPLLHCYQAADFEYFFHHRNNVDINVVIKEAYHLMEATPLDIHPQRMLDDFTPLTKEQYPVFNKYPTFVVDYKAQEREKIRQDEIEYLRERQFAHESAAKAQEQKAEDEVWYRKQKLLREAQEQRRKILLEEEERLAEQRQRLAVAKTELKVKELQLLDASRRRFLNYQQDQLQMELKRLDDEIARKASMREQETAAAVQDIVLQQMEFESQKQRFEQHLIQDQEAVTKEMKEEVDAHRRKVDLEDQRVQRLIEINKEEIQKAHTVAEENLAKAEQKHIDTDWRLQAQRRLRRDDQDRQKCYQEIVKLLHDNRVKEAELLKAMRETEEKKWEDVVHKKAQLEEEQKVAAAADEHRKQFLDDKMNDALELAEKLQREDGCSGEHVDNTERHCDLKATCTERGLEVQQVPRSGNIHLNDLSTLAPSPRMSLDRSRAELARQERELMAEVRRLRQRLTAQAQNRHPPTRIPATTWSP is encoded by the exons ATGTTCGTCAGTCTGTGGGTATACAAAAG GGATGGTCGGACTTTGGTAGCTGGTGGGAAATCAAATCATCTTCACTTATGGTGTTTAGAATCAAAGCGGTTGATAAGAATAATCCAGATGCCTGAGAAAGTGCGAGCTGTCCGTCATCTGGAATTCCTCCCTGGCAGTTTTGATGGGGGCTCCAGTCAG GTCCTTGGAGTGTTAAGTCAAGATAATGTTATGAGATTTATCAATATAGAAACATGCAAACTTCTTTTTGACATTGGGAGTCCTGAAGAGGGAATTAGTACAGCAGTGATTAGCCCCAACGGACAGTATATTGCCTCAGTAATGGAAAATGGAAGCCTTAACTTATACAGTGTCCAAGCTTTGACTCAAGAAGGAAATAAg CCTCCACCATCCATGTTCAAAGTTGTACAAGATGGGCCCAAGTACACATCAGAGGCAAATAAACTGATAACAAAAGTGACTTCTGGAGGGTCAAAAGGGCCATGGAAATCCAAAGGAAGCAAAATTCAAAGCAGATTGCTAAAACTGCAAGCAAATACATCACTTGAAAATAAAGAG AATGAATTGCCAGGTGGATTAAACAAGAAACGTCTGCGGGCCTTATTGAAAGGATTTGGAGAATATCCAGCTAAGTACAG GATGTTTGTTTGGCGTTCCTTATTACAACTTCCTGAAAACCACTTGGCATTCAGTAGCCTGATAGATAGGGGAATCCACAGTGCGTTCATAAATATTCAGAAAGAGTATCCCATCAAAAGTAGGAAACTGCTGAGAGTTCTACAGag GACCTTGTCAGCTCTAGCTCACTGGTCTGCTATCTTTGCTGAGACACCTTACATGCCTTTGCTAGCATTCCCATTTGTAAAATTATTCCAGAACAACCAGCTGATCTGCTTTGAAGTTGTTGCTACAGTAGTTG TTAATTTTTGTCAGCACTGGTTTGAGTACTTTCCCAATCCTCCAGTTAATGTCCTTGGTATGATGGAAAATGTTTTGGCACATCATGACAAAGAACTACTTCagcatttaataaaatacaatgtGACTTCACAG GTTTATGCTTGGCCTCTCCTAGAAACACTCTTATCTGAGGTTCTAACAAGAGAAGAATGGCTGAAAGTCTTCGACAATATTTTCTCCAACCATCCTTCATACTTTCTAATGGTTGTCGTTGCCTATATTATATGTTCCAGAGCTCCCTTGCTCCACTGTTACCAAGCAGCAGATTTTGAG TATTTCTTTCATCATCGTAACAACGTGGACATTAATGTTGTGATTAAGGAAGCCTATCATCTTATGGAGGCTACACCACTGGATATCCATCCACAGCGTATGCTTGATGACTTCACACCACTTACAAAAGAACAGTACCCTGTATTTAATAAATATCCCACATTCGTTGTGGATTATAAAGCTCAGGAACGGGAGAAGATCAGACAGGATGAAATTGAATACTTGCGAGAGAG ACAATTTGCACATGAATCAGCAGCCAAAGCACAggaacagaaagcagaagatgAAGTCTGGTATCGAAAGCAGAAATTACTTCGAGAAGCTCAAGAACAGAGGCGAAAAATCCTACTGGAAGAAGAGGAGAGGTTGGCAGAACAGCGGCAGAG GCTTGCTGTTGcaaaaacagaactgaaagtaAAGGAACTGCAACTTCTAGATGCTTCTAGAAGGCGTTTTCTGAACTACCAGCAAGATCAACTTCAAATGGAACTGAAACGTCTTGATGATGAAATTGCAAGAAAG GCGTCTATGAGAGAGCaagaaacagctgctgctgttcaagATATAGTACTACAACAGATGGAATTTGAATCACAAAAACAGCGTTTTGAACAG CATCTAATCCAAGACCAAGAGGCAGttacaaaggaaatgaaagaagagGTGGATGCCCATCGAAGAAAGGTGGATCTGGAAGATCAGCGTGTTCAGAGATtgatagaaataaataaagaagaaatacagaaagctCATACA GTGGCTGAAGAAAATCTAGCCAAAGCTGAGCAGAAGCACATTGACACCGACTGGAGGCTGCAAGCACAGCGGAGACTCAGGCGTGATGACCAGGACCGGCAGAAGTGCTACCAAGAGATTGTGAAGCTCCTGCATGACAACAGGGTGAAAGAAGCTGAACTCCTGAAGGCTATGagggagacagaagaaaaaaag TGGGAAGACGTTGTACACAAAAAAGCTCAACTGGAGGAAGAGCAgaaggtggctgctgctgcagatgagCACAGGAAGCAGTTCTTAGATGACAAAATGAACGATGCGTTAGAATTGGCTGAGAAGCTGCAAAGGGAAGATGGCTGTTCTGGTGAGCACGTAGATAATACAG AGAGACACTGTGATTTAAAGGCCACGTGTACAGAGAGAGGGCTAGAAGTCCAGCAGGTGCCAAGGTCTGGAAACATCCATCTCAATGATTTGTCTACATTAGCACCATCACCACGCA TGTCTTTAGACAGAAGCCGAGCAGAACTGGCACGCCAGGAGCGGGAGCTGATGGCAGAAGTCCGGCGGCTCAGACAAAGGCTCACTGCACAGGCCCAAAACAGACACCCTCCAACTCGTATCCCAGCTACAACGTGGTCACCTTGA